The Pseudomonas sp. B21-023 genomic interval GGCCGACGTCGCTGCGGCCGAACAGGGCTGGCGCCAGTTCTTCCACGACCCGGCGCTGCAGCAACTGATCCAGACGTCGCTGGAAAACAACCGCGACCTGCGGGTCGCGGCGCTGAACATCGACGCCTACCGCGCGCAGTACCGCATCCAGCGCGCCGACCTGCTGCCGGCGGTTTCCGCCAATGGCAGCGGCAGCCGCCAGCGGATGCCGGCGAACATGTCGCAGACCGGCGAATCCACCATCAGCAGCCAGTACTCGGCCACCCTGGGTGTCAGCGCCTATGAGCTGGACCTGTTCGGCCGGGTGCGCAGCCTGACCCAGCAGGCCTTGGAAACCTACCTGTCCAGCGAACAGGCGCGCCGCTCCACGCAGATCAGCCTGGTGGCCAGCGTGGCCAACGCCTACTACACCTGGCAAGCCGACCAGGCGCTGCTGAAGCTGACCGAGGAAACGCTCAAGACGTACGAAGAGAGCTACAACCTCACCCGCCGCAGCAATGAGGTGGGTGTCGCCTCGGCCCTGGACCTGAGCCAGGCGCGCACTGCCGTCGAAGGCGCACGCGTCAAGCTGTCGCAGTACCAGCGCCTGGTCGCCCAGGACCTGAACAGCCTCACCGTGCTGGTAGGTACCGGCGTGCCGGCCAACCTGCCCAAGCCGCTGGAGCTCAATGCCGACCAGCTGGCCGAAGTGCCGGCCGGCCTGCCGTCCGACATCCTGCAGCGCCGCCCTGATATCCAGGAGGCCGAGCACCTGCTCAAGGCCGCCAACGCCAACATCGGCGCGGCGCGGGCCGCGTTCTTCCCGAGCATCAGCCTGACCGCCAACGCCGGCACCCTGAGCCCGGACATGGGCGGGCTGTTCAAGGGCGGTTCGGGCACCTGGCTGTTCCAGCCGCAGATCAACCTGCCGATCTTCAACGCCGGCAGCCTGCGGGCCAGCCTGGACTACTCGAAGATCCAGAAGGACATCAACGTCGCCAAGTACGAAAAGACCATCCAGACCGCCTTCCAGGAAGTCGCCGATGGCCTGGCCGCACGCAAGACGTTCGAAGAGCAGCTGCAGGCCCAGCGTGACCTGGTGGCCGCCAACCAGGACTACTACCGCCTGGCCGAGCGCCGCTACCGCATCGGTATCGACAGCAACCTGACCTTCCTCGATGCCCAGCGCAACCTGTTCAGCGCCCAGCAGTCGCTGATCGGTGATCGCCTGTCGCAGCTGGTCAGCGAGGTCAACCTGTACAAGGCCCTCGGCGGCGGCTGGTACGAGCAGACCCAGCAGCAAGCCTCGATCCAGACACCGAAAGGCTGACTGGACCGGTAACGGCACCAAGCCCACCCTCGCGGTGGGCTTTTTGTTGCCCGTACAGGCCTCATCGCGGGGCAAGCCCGCTCCCACGTTGCTCTTCAACCTGGAGAATCGCGTGGGAGCGGGCTTGCCCCGCGATGCCAGTCGATCAACATTACGTTCGATAATCGCCCCGTTCCGCGATCCACGAATTGCCTAGCCCCCACCCTCCCCCGCACCATCGCCTGCGCAACGTTGCACAAGTTCTCTCTAAAGATGCCTACCCCTGCGGCCGCACCCGCAGCGACCCGGCTCGCCCAATAAAAACAAGAGATCCACGACAGATGAGCACTTTGCAACCCGCACGCCAGCTGCTGCCCGGCCTGTTGGCCCTGTCCTGCGCCCTGCCCGGCGTGGCCGCCGAAGGTGGCTTCCTGGAAGACGCCAAGGCCAGCCTCAACCTGCGCAACTTCTACATCAACCGCAACTTCGTCGACCCGGCCAACCCCCAGGGCAAAGCCGAGGAATGGACCCAGAGCTTGATTCTCGACGCCCGCTCCGGCTTCACCCAGGGCACCGTCGGTTTCGGCATCGATGTGCTGGGGCTCTACTCGGTCAAGCTCGATGGCGGCAAGGGTACAGCCGGCACCCACCTGCTGCCGGTGCATGACGACGGTCGCCCGGCGGATGATTTCGGCCGCCTGGGGGTGGCGTTCAAGACGCGCCTGTCGCAGAC includes:
- a CDS encoding AdeC/AdeK/OprM family multidrug efflux complex outer membrane factor produces the protein MTKSLLSLAVTAFILGGCSLIPDYQTPEAPVAAQWPQGPAYSPTQSADVAAAEQGWRQFFHDPALQQLIQTSLENNRDLRVAALNIDAYRAQYRIQRADLLPAVSANGSGSRQRMPANMSQTGESTISSQYSATLGVSAYELDLFGRVRSLTQQALETYLSSEQARRSTQISLVASVANAYYTWQADQALLKLTEETLKTYEESYNLTRRSNEVGVASALDLSQARTAVEGARVKLSQYQRLVAQDLNSLTVLVGTGVPANLPKPLELNADQLAEVPAGLPSDILQRRPDIQEAEHLLKAANANIGAARAAFFPSISLTANAGTLSPDMGGLFKGGSGTWLFQPQINLPIFNAGSLRASLDYSKIQKDINVAKYEKTIQTAFQEVADGLAARKTFEEQLQAQRDLVAANQDYYRLAERRYRIGIDSNLTFLDAQRNLFSAQQSLIGDRLSQLVSEVNLYKALGGGWYEQTQQQASIQTPKG